The Citrifermentans bemidjiense Bem genome window below encodes:
- a CDS encoding FliA/WhiG family RNA polymerase sigma factor: protein MNCLLKAYENEAQRGVPMSRDELVVTHLPLVKFIVDRIASSLPPHLDRDDLRSAAVIGLISAAERFDPARGVQFKTFAEQRIRGTIMDELRAQDWLTRSLRDKFKKLEREFSQLEQRLGRNPSSDEVALAMGLELKDYFRLLEEIHLLSFVSLDDAWHDEDGAPFGLLDVLEDKGTESPQSQLIARQTVERLAEAIDALPEKERIVVTLYYYEELNLKEIGAVLDLTESRISQLHSQAIIRLRGKMKRLG, encoded by the coding sequence ATGAACTGTCTTCTTAAGGCGTACGAGAACGAGGCGCAACGCGGGGTACCGATGAGCAGGGACGAACTTGTGGTTACCCACCTCCCCTTGGTGAAGTTCATCGTGGACCGGATCGCCTCCTCGCTTCCCCCGCACCTGGACCGCGACGATTTAAGGAGCGCCGCGGTGATCGGGCTCATATCCGCGGCCGAGCGCTTCGACCCCGCCCGCGGGGTGCAGTTCAAGACCTTCGCCGAGCAGCGCATCCGCGGCACCATCATGGACGAGCTGAGGGCGCAGGACTGGCTCACCAGGAGCCTCAGGGACAAGTTCAAGAAACTGGAGCGCGAGTTCTCGCAGCTGGAGCAGCGCCTGGGGAGAAACCCCTCCAGCGACGAGGTGGCGCTCGCCATGGGGCTGGAGCTGAAGGACTACTTCCGGCTCCTGGAGGAGATCCACCTCCTCTCCTTCGTCTCGCTGGACGACGCCTGGCACGACGAGGACGGCGCTCCCTTCGGGCTTCTGGACGTCCTGGAGGACAAGGGGACCGAGAGCCCGCAGAGCCAGCTGATCGCGCGCCAGACCGTGGAGCGCCTGGCCGAGGCGATCGACGCCCTGCCGGAGAAGGAGCGCATCGTGGTCACGCTCTACTACTACGAGGAGCTGAACTTAAAGGAGATCGGCGCGGTCCTGGACCTCACCGAGTCAAGAATTTCGCAGCTGCACAGCCAGGCGATCATCAGGCTGCGCGGCAAGATGAAGCGCCTGGGCTAG
- a CDS encoding AAA family ATPase — MTVSCLATDQAESLRRLAGRGRSEVPTPDLLQVREGLRVISVTSGKGGVGNSSVVVNLAASLAASGQRVLIVDSNPGVGDICLRLGRQTPYRMSQVLAGEIALEETVVDVGGGVSVLPAGMEMQQYSSLSPRERVALVQGMLRLEDRFDYFLIDTGAGIAANLTSFASIAREIMLVVTPEPTSITDAYALIKALSGRDSSFKFRLLVNMCRDNQEGATLFSKLSAITGRFLQVSFEHAGCILHDELLVESVKRRGALCRLYPDSKASAGFKHLARKINAERTADMVPMPVAPMASSKLWRNHELSS, encoded by the coding sequence ATGACAGTTTCATGTCTGGCAACAGATCAGGCCGAATCTTTGAGGCGGCTGGCCGGCCGCGGCAGAAGTGAGGTTCCCACCCCCGACCTCTTGCAGGTGCGCGAAGGGCTGCGGGTGATCTCGGTCACCAGCGGCAAGGGTGGGGTCGGCAACAGCTCCGTGGTGGTCAATCTCGCCGCCTCGCTCGCCGCTTCCGGACAAAGGGTGCTGATCGTCGATTCCAACCCGGGGGTAGGCGACATCTGCCTGCGGCTGGGCAGGCAGACCCCCTACCGGATGAGCCAGGTCCTGGCCGGCGAGATCGCGCTGGAGGAGACCGTGGTCGACGTCGGCGGCGGCGTGAGCGTGCTGCCGGCGGGGATGGAGATGCAGCAGTACTCATCGCTCTCCCCGAGGGAGCGGGTGGCGCTGGTGCAGGGGATGCTCCGCCTGGAGGACCGCTTCGACTACTTCCTGATCGACACCGGCGCGGGAATCGCGGCGAACCTGACCAGCTTCGCCTCCATCGCCCGGGAGATCATGCTGGTGGTGACCCCGGAGCCGACCTCGATCACCGACGCCTACGCCCTGATCAAGGCGCTTTCCGGCCGCGACAGCTCCTTCAAGTTCCGGCTCCTGGTCAACATGTGCCGCGACAACCAGGAGGGGGCGACACTCTTTTCCAAACTTTCGGCGATTACGGGACGCTTTTTGCAAGTCTCGTTTGAGCACGCAGGCTGCATCCTGCACGACGAACTCCTGGTGGAATCGGTGAAGAGGAGGGGGGCGCTCTGCCGCCTCTATCCCGACTCCAAGGCCTCGGCGGGTTTCAAACATCTGGCCCGGAAAATAAATGCGGAGCGGACGGCGGACATGGTGCCCATGCCGGTCGCCCCGATGGCATCTAGCAAGCTGTGGAGGAACCATGAACTGTCTTCTTAA